The DNA sequence ACGCCATCCGGCCGGCCGGACCGGTGTCCCGCCCGCGCCGTCCGGATGGTGTCCACCACCGTCCACGGGCCCAGCTGGGCGGGTGTCCGGGCTGGACCGGCTCACCCTGCACCTGGGCGTGGCCGTCGGGGTGGTGATCGCCGGCTGCTCCTACGCGGTCTCGGCCACCCGCTGTACGCCCTGGGCCGCCAGGCGGGCTACTCGGCCTGGCAGGCGCTGGCGGTCCCGGTGGTGGCCGACGGCCCGGCCATCTACGGGATGGCCCGGATCGTGTCGCGGTCGCGCCGCGGCACCCGCGGCGCCGGCTACGGCTGGCTGCTGGTGATTGCCGGGACGGCGGTGTCGATCGCTGGCAACGTCGCCCACGCCCAGCCCGGCCTGGTCGCCCGCGGCATCGCCGCCGCCATCCCCCTGGCGGTCCTGGCGATGCTGGAGGGCTTGAAGGGTGACGCCCGCGAGGTCGTCCGGCTCGCCACCCCGGACCCGTCCAGGGAGGCCGTCCACAACCAGGGCCGCCCGGACGGGGCCGCGTGGACAGCCCGGACACTCGCCCAGGCGGCCGGCTGCGGCCGGTCCACCGCCGCGGCGTTCCTGGCCGCCCACCGCGCCCAGCATAGGGAGGGGGGGCCACGGTGAAGCTGCGCCTGTGGGGCACCCCCGCCGAGGTCGCCGACGCCACCCGCCGGCTGGTCGAGGTGCTCGACGTGG is a window from the Actinomycetes bacterium genome containing:
- a CDS encoding DUF2637 domain-containing protein — its product is MVSTTVHGPSWAGVRAGPAHPAPGRGRRGGDRRLLLRGLGHPLYALGRQAGYSAWQALAVPVVADGPAIYGMARIVSRSRRGTRGAGYGWLLVIAGTAVSIAGNVAHAQPGLVARGIAAAIPLAVLAMLEGLKGDAREVVRLATPDPSREAVHNQGRPDGAAWTARTLAQAAGCGRSTAAAFLAAHRAQHREGGPR